DNA sequence from the Coriobacteriia bacterium genome:
GGCACGCGGCCATGGGCAGGAAGATGGTGGCGCTTACTTTCGACGACGGGCCCTTCGCGAACTCGATGGTCCGAGCCACCGACATCCTCATGCGGGCGCACGCGAAGGCGACCTTCTTTTGCGTGGGCGGCCGAGTGTTTCACAACCCCGACGAGACGCGGTACGCCTGGAGTCACGGGATGGAGATCGACAACCACACGTGGTCGCATCGCGAACTGACGCGATCGAGATCCGACGACCTGACGCAGATCCTTGCGACGGATGCCATCATCGGCGAAGTGACAGGAGTTCGTCCGTTGTGGGTGAGGCCGAAATCGGGCTCCGCCGACGCAACAGGCGTCGCAGCGGTATTCGATAGCGGCCACTTGCTCGCCGGCTGGAACGTTCACGCCGGAGACACAGGAACGTGGACTTCGGAGCAGATCACGAAGCACGTCTTGGAAACCGTCAAGCCCGGCGACGTGGTCGACCTGCACGTGACAAACCCGCGCACGATTCAGGCCCTGCCTGGGATGCTTGCCGGCCTGAAGGCCCGTGGGTATCGGATGGTCACGCTCAGCACACTGGCGCTGGCGTCGCAGTAGGGCGTTGGTGGAGGCGCATGTGCGCTAGCTGTTGCTGCGCCGCCTACGATATACCGCTCCGCCACCGCCGTGGGAGCCGAGGTCTATGAGCAGCGCGATGGCCAAGATGACCCAGTCGAGCGGGCTTAGCCCGTTTGGAGCCACGAACACGTAGGCAAGGGTCGTCCACGGCAGAATGAAGAAGCCAAGAATCGGCCAGAGTCCCGGGAAGAGCAGCCAGCCCTGAAACGTGAGCGCAAAGCGCCCCGGATTCGTGATCCACCAGAAGAACAGCGCGATGCGCGGCGCTCCAATCATCACCAACGCAAGAAGACAGCAGCCCATGGCCCCTCCTAGGAATTCCAACCGTCGGGGAGGTCATACCCTACAAGCGTCATTTGCTCCAGCCGGACCAACTTTGGAACTCGGCTGACAGGGATGCCCTGCGCTCAACCGGCAACCACGACGCCTCGACGGCGTTAAGAGAGAGCCGGCGAAGCTCGGACCGCGTCCACCCGCACGCCTCTTCGAGTTGGCGGTACTCGTCGGCGAGGCTGGTCTGAAACATCTTCGGGTCGTCGGAGTTGAGCGTGACCAGCACGCCGGCGTCGAAGTACTCGCGAATCGGGTGGGAGCGCAGGTCCGCACAAACCCCCGTCCTCACGTTTGACACCGGGCACATCTCGAGCGGAATCCGGTTCTTTGCGAGGTAGGTTACCAGGTCGGAGTCCTCCCGAGCCCGGGTGCCATGGCCGATTCGCTCGGCACCGAGCTCCAAGAGGGCGTCCCAGATGCTGTTCGGGCCAGCCGCCTCGCCCGCATGCGCGGTCGTGTGGAACCCGAGCTCCCGCGCCAGCTCGTAGACCGGTCGGAACGGCCGAGGCGGGAACGCCTGCTCCGAACCGCCGATTCCGATGCCGAT
Encoded proteins:
- a CDS encoding polysaccharide deacetylase family protein, which gives rise to MTRIPNRSAARLVVALVLLGASALASGCIGTSWPAAEVAARQETATATSIPSTSLPDTSDTTASALASEAPEDPAGVVSIEPTVGVTSKASSAPWPAYAPALRARWTGVYFRHAAMGRKMVALTFDDGPFANSMVRATDILMRAHAKATFFCVGGRVFHNPDETRYAWSHGMEIDNHTWSHRELTRSRSDDLTQILATDAIIGEVTGVRPLWVRPKSGSADATGVAAVFDSGHLLAGWNVHAGDTGTWTSEQITKHVLETVKPGDVVDLHVTNPRTIQALPGMLAGLKARGYRMVTLSTLALASQ
- the add gene encoding adenosine deaminase; protein product: MTWYDGIPKVELHVHMEGAIPHEALFALIQKYGGDPSVPDVAALAQRFQYSDFPHFIETWLWKNQYLREYDDFTLIAELVARDMAAQNIRYAEVFYSPVPFESIGLSVQGVTQAIRTGLAKVSEIEIALVADLVRDMGPVSGLSALEALAEVRDLGVIGIGIGGSEQAFPPRPFRPVYELARELGFHTTAHAGEAAGPNSIWDALLELGAERIGHGTRAREDSDLVTYLAKNRIPLEMCPVSNVRTGVCADLRSHPIREYFDAGVLVTLNSDDPKMFQTSLADEYRQLEEACGWTRSELRRLSLNAVEASWLPVERRASLSAEFQSWSGWSK